In Choloepus didactylus isolate mChoDid1 chromosome X, mChoDid1.pri, whole genome shotgun sequence, a genomic segment contains:
- the LOC119523795 gene encoding proteasome maturation protein-like: MNARGLGSQLKDSIPVTELSASGPFESQDLLRRGFPCVKNKLFPSHPLELSEKNFQLNQDKMNFSTLRNIQGLFAPLKLQMEFKAVQQAQKLPFLLSSNFSLNILQGNAKTIGFEDILNDPSQSEVMGEPHLMVEHKLGLL; this comes from the coding sequence ATGAATGCCAGAGGACTTGGATCTCAGCTAAAGGACAGTATTCCAGTTACTGAACTTTCAGCAAGTGGCCCTTTTGAAAGTCAAGATCTTCTTCGGAGAGGATTTCCTTGtgtgaaaaataaactttttcctAGTCATCCTCTTGAATTATCAGAAAAGAATTTCCAGCTCAACcaagataaaatgaatttttccaCATTGAGAAACATCCAGGGTCTGTTTGCTCCACTAAAATTACAGATGGAATTCAAGGCAGTGCAGCAGGCTCAGAAGCTTCCATTTCTTCTGAGCTCAAACTTTTCACTGAATATTTTGCAGGGTAATGCTAAGACTATTGGATTTGAAGATATTCTTAATGATCCATCACAAAGTGAAGTAATGGGAGAACCACACTTGATGGTTGAACATAAACTTGGTTTACTGTAA